The sequence aaaacTTTTGTGTGTTCTTATTTGTATCATTGactagcttcagttcagttccatgtccagttttaactgttgcttcctgacctgcatacaggtttctcaagaggcaggtcaggtggtctggtattcccatctcttgaagaattttccacagtttattgtgatccacacagtcaaaggctttggcatagtcagtaaagcagaaatagatgtttttctggaactctcttgctttttcgatgatccagcggatgttggcaatttgatctctggttcctctgccttttcatttagaTACCCGAGATGCTGATTTAAGAATCTCTGTAAACATTTGGTGGGACTGGCATGAGAGGCGCACTCGGTGTTATTTGATGTTATTACCCTATCTTACTTTTTCCTCTAGGCATGCATTTGTTTGGCTCTGAAGAGGTTTAGGGTAAGCAGAATGAGCAACAGGAAGAGTGCCTGAAAGTTGTCTCTCCCAGCGCGGCACTTGATGTCACTCATTGAGTGTGGAGCCCCTTCCGTGTCTCAGGCAGTGTGCTGAGCATAGAGTAGGAATACAAGGTAGATGCTGACCGGAAAAGCTTGTGCTATGAGGAGATGGTACTGTAGAGATTACGACAGGGAGCTCTCCTGGACTGGAGTAGAGGACGGAGGGATGAGGAGGATGTTGctagtagatgtttttttttttttaattttttaaatgcttttaattgaGTAGAGTTCATATGCCTATATAAAATCCAAAAGGTACTTGGCAAGAATGGAACATAAATTCATCACATGAATTTGTTAAAGATTAGTCCTGAATTCTTAAAGCCTAGGAAATACAAGGCTTTAAGAACATAAAATTTATAACTAACAACTTaataaccttttcttttttcagacacCTTCAGCAGTAAACAAGATAAAACAACTTCTTAAAGATAAGCCTGAACATGTAAGTAAAACCGATCAgacaaatatttacaaacaaaTTGAAGTTGTGTTTTCACAAGAAGTTTATCTTGTGATAAACAGTATACTTTGATTAATTAggggtttttattttaaaaagtaaaatacactCATGATTGTTAAATGCAAATAATACAGATGGTTATGAAAAGGAAGTCACTCTCTCACCCCACATCCTTTGTTCACTCTCCCCTCTAAGAGGCAGTCTCCTCATGTCCTTGCAGAGacatctgtattttatttatacctcgaccagggtttctcagcctcggCACCAATGATGTTTTGGACTGGGTAGTTCTTTGTTGAGAGTGGATTGCAGGATGTTAGGCAGCATCTCTGGCTTCTGCAGAGTAATTCCCTGACCGCCAGCCTAGGCCTTGCTTGTTCCGtttgcatgtgtcttttttcctACCTAGGTGAAAGCAGGCCATGCAGGCTGTGGTAACACTTTGCTTTGCCCTGATAATATGGCTTGAAGATCCTTCCCTGTCCTTATGTAAAGgtcctcattctttttcatggctgcataGAGGAGTATATTCCACTGAACAAGTTTATTTAGCCAGGCTCTCATATTAAAGGTCTTTGGGGTTGTCCTTTTTCAGTGCTGCCACAAATACTATTCAGCATATATTTACTGCCTGTAGCATGCCCATTGCTCTAGACCTGTAGGCATAGCTTAGTTCATCTATGTAGACGATACTCTTCAATATAGAATTGTTCAACAAGGGGTATGCATATCATCTTAGTGCATCGTTAATTATCTAAGGGATATGTAAATGACTTCCAAGACAATGAATATTTGGTGATTAGACAACAGAGTAATTTCTGGGTTCCTTTGCACAATCTGTGTTACAGTGTAATGGGAGTTCTAGCATGTTCATCCTAAGAATTATTAAATATAAAGTGTATCAGTGTTCCAACTCAATTTGGGTAGACTAAAGACCAGAGCATAAATTGACCAGTTGACACAATTTTGCTTTGTGGTGTTGAGGAAAGTTTGTTCGTGACGTGAAAAGGGTTGAGCAGACACTTCATCAGGTGTTATTTGTGGCGTAAGCAGCTCCTTTTCCAAACTCCAGTTACCTAAAGTGCCTGAATCTTTTCCTGATAGTTGAACTTCCTGCTACTTTGAGTCTTCCTGTTGTAAAGATCAAAGCTAAGTTAAATATTTATGACATGTGCTCCAGAATTTCAGTCAGGGAGTTTACTATTTACCTTGTTGAGTATGTGAAATTTCCTCGCATATTCTCAAAGCTGTCACTCTGAAGGTGTGAATAAGACTACTGTCTCCTTGTTTGAAGACAGAAGAGAGTGCTCTGAATGCTTTGGTTCATCAGAACCCCCAGATGGCTTAGCATCTAACTCACGCTCTTCACCAGATGTCTTCCCACGTTATAGTTACTTTACTGGAGCAAGCACATGTTACTGCTTTTCAGGGAAACAAGATCAGCTTACTGAAATGATATTTCTTATAATAATGCTATATACACACATGAAAAAGATGGGACCCCAGAATAGAAGTTGGGGAAATGTTAGAAAATTACATAGAAGAAgatattagtattttattttattttatttattttgatattagTATTTTAAAAGTGCTCTTTGACCACTTATTAAATTTCTTGTGTCTGTGTTGACTGCAATCTTTTGCTTTCTGGTAGTCGAGAATGTTTGCAGAATTACGGCTCCATGTCACTTAGAGGCAAAATGAGATTGCCAGGTGACGGCGTATGAACCTTGGTGAACCTAACCACAGGGAGACTTCAGGGAGCGGCTCACGTGATGAGGCAGAGCAAAAACATTTTTGAGAAAGTCCGGTTTTCTTAGATAGTCGTATCTGCCtttggatatttttttcctttaaaaaagcaaaggtGATTATtcctttttgaaattaaaattcttcTCTTAAAAATGGTTATTCCCAGACTAAACGGCTAATAGTAATCGTTAAGTAGTAAACTTGGGTTTAGGTATAGTGGAATATTACAAAGGCATTAATTGCAAATGATAATTATACAAGTTAATTACATGGGGAAGTGTTTTAAGTGGGAAAAAACAGAGAATAAACTTTTTTGTTTCTACTCCTAATAAAAGCTGtgcttagggaattccctggaagtcctCTGATTAGGACCCTGGgccttcactgccaagggtgcaggttcaatccctggtcaaggaagtaaGATCGTACAAGCTGTGTGGTGTAGCCCCCAAAAAAAGTTTAGATTTTATATGAAATAGactgaaagaaaacaggaagaaacacATAGCTCATTTTTATGGTagtgatgactgtagttttgggGAGCAGTTTTCCCTTTGTATTCTTTCTTTGTATATAattggttttattctttttcagatccctGCCATCATTGTAGTGATATGTGTAGATAGCTGAGATTTTTATATGCTAGTTTCTCATTCTGCTTCCTAAAGGGACATTTTGTAACAGAAATCTAATATTTATCTTTCGCTTTTGAAGAAATGAATGTCAGATAGggcttttattaaaataattgtttaatcTGTGCTACTTCAAAACCAAGTTTACTTTTACAATGCCTTTGCAGGTTGGTGTGAAAGTTGGTGTCCGAACCAGGGGTTGTAATGGCCTTTCCTACACTTTAGAATATACAAAGACAAAAGGAGACTCTGATGAAGAAGTTATTCAAGATGGTGGGTTTTAAACAAACTTTTTCTGGGCACTTTGTTCTACCTGAAATGTTTAGCCTTCTGAAGCCTGAAGAGTAATGATGATAATAGTAAGAATGGTGGCTAATGCTCACTATGAGGGAGACATGGTTTGACAGGCTTTCATATGTTAACTGTTTTATACACAGCAACCAAATGAGAATAGTTCTATATTGCCCCCATttggcagatgaagaaactgaggtactAAGGTTAAATATGTTTGCGAAAGGTCACACAGTTAGGAAATGGCCTTGTGAACATTTGAACCCAATCAAGTTTACCCCAGAGCTGTGCTCTTAGTAACCAGTTGATAGATTATTGGATAGATAATTGGAAACTTACTTGTTTCCAATAATAGATTATTGGAAACTTAACTTGTTTCAGTTATGAAAGGTTATTATTGTGTGCctaaaaattttaagatgatAAAACTTCAACCACTTGAATGAACCAACCACTTTGGTGTGAAGCATCTatgtcaaataagtaaatattatttttaaaatcaatgcaTAAAAGTATCTTAATCCTGTACCCTCTTATCTGACTCAGTTTCTTGTAAGGAAGAAATCTTTCTTAATCCATTTGTATTTATGAGGATACCCACCTCCACCTACATAGTAACTAGGAAGTTATGTTATTATCAGTTTTCCAGTCCATAAGTAGAAAAACAGAACACTTGTCCTGATCACTCTGACTTAGTCCTGTTAAATCAGTCCATTGTATCATAGTCCTTTGTGTTTCCCAAGGCTTGGCAGTTTTTGTGTGCACAGATGTCATTTCaggattttcattaattttattgacTGCATCTTTACAGAACTCTTACTGAGAAGATACAGATTTTCATCATGTGGCAAATTCCAGTTTTACACAGAATTGTCATGGAATTTGCTTGTGTACAGCTGTCTAGCCTAATGCAATTGTCTTTGACATGAATTATTGTGTAGGAAAGGGGACTGACAGGAAACTGAGCGCTGCATTCCTTAAAGGAAATGAGACAGATTCACAAGCGTCTTGTTTGACTTCTGTTAGCGGTTACTATTTAAAGTTCGGTTGTGCTTTGAATCAGCAGGTTCCAGGGTGGGCATGACTCATGTTCTGTGACTCACGTTTTCTTCTCCCTCAGGAGTCAGAGTGTTCATCGAGAAGAAAGCACAGCTAACACTGTTGGGGACAGAAATGGACTATGTTGAAGACAAATTATCTAGTGAGTTTGTGTTCAATAACCCAAACATCAAAGGAACATGTGGCTGTGGAGAAAGCTTTAACATTTGACTCCTCAGGACTGCTCGGGCTGCAGGCCCCAGGAGAGCTGTGGAAGCTCTAGGGCTTATTGAAGAAACCATGTGACTGTCACATGCttaaggtgtgtaatgtatgactGCCTTCCAAGGAAAATAAAGTGATGCATTTGAAAATGAAGCCAGTGTGTTAGATtccagaagaattgatacttttgttCTTTATAGGGGACAGAAAATGAGAATCCATTGCTCTCtttgggtcttctttctgatctgtaaagaaaaagttaaattctCCTTCCTGCATCCTTTCTGTTAGAACTGGTTCCATGGAAGTGGCCTTCCTGGGAGGATTTCAGAAAACGTATTCTTAACTGCTGTGCTTTGGTAGATCTTTTCTCTTCCCAACAAGATTGATGACTTGAAATTCAGAGGCAAGATGTCTTAGACTGCTGGTGTCGTGTGATGGCGCACTGTTTTCCTACCCAGACTTGGCATAGTGTTCCTACATTTTTTATCCAGAATTTCAGTGTCAGATGCCTCATTTGCTTATTACCCTGTAACATCCCCAGCCATTAGATTAAAATACTGGACAAAGCTTTCCTTGAACTACAGTGCCGAACAGTTCCCAGTGATGAGATCAGAAGGTAAATACTTCACCCACCTGTTTTTAAGTCCATTTCTTTTGCCACTCTTAAGTGTCTGCCCAGCGGTGAGACCTCAAGCTGACTTAGATCCATGCTCTTAAAGTCtctttaagggacttccctggtggtccagtggttaagattcgatgcttccactgcaggcagcgtgggttccacccctgatcagggaaataAGACCCCAAAATGCTGCATGGCAAGGCCAAACAAAAAATAGCAGGAAGTTCTCTTAAAAGCCGTCTAACCCACTCACTCAGTTCTTTACCTGGGGAATAAAACCCCAGGGATGCTGATGGGCTTTTGTCCCCCCCACTGCAGGCTGGATCGGGGCAGAGGGGGGACCACCCACATCTCCTCTCTCGGAGGTGCCACGCCAGCTGTGTGCTCTGAGGCAGCCAGTGGAGGTAGCTGGGTGATCTGCCTTCTTATCTGGTCAGCATTTTGATTAGATTTTCTTGTCATTTGGAGAGCCtatttagctttattttatttggggTGAGAAGAGTCTTATTTTAAAACCCACGTATGTGAATTACCATCTTGTTTCACTAGGACTTGCAACAGGAGTTCATATTAGCAGGGAAGCGGGCACCGTAGCAACCCAGAGTTGTTCTTTTGGAATGAGGTAGTGATTGTGAAGCAGAACACGGGGATCTTTTCTTATAATTCCCAGCATGTGTACACTTTCTGGATCCTAAGTCCAGTTGCTAAAAGTTTAAGCCTAATATTTTAACCTAACATTTTTATCGCCACCCTTTCTTAAACAGTGTTCCTTTTGTCCTTTAGTTACTGATTTTCCTGGATTTGACTTAAGTGTTCTATGAGATGACATATTTGCTGCTTTTGAAAGCCTGTTCTTATGAATTGAAGTAGCTGCGTTCCTGTATGTTTGTTATATTTACTAAGGTACCTGGCACAAAATGCACCAAAACCTAGAGCAGCCGCTTTATGTAAATGCTTATGAATTTGTATTGTTACTATAATTGTCAACCCACTTATAATTTATGCAATACTGTATATATGTAGAGATTGAAttgccaataaaaaaaaagaaaagtagcctCTTTGTGATCATAAAGTTGCCTTTTCTTTTAAGACAGCAGGATTTGGGAGTAGAGCCATTGTTGCCACTAGTAAGTAATGCCATATTTTTCTAACCAGTCTCCCCGCTGCCAGGATTTTCCCCACCCAATTCTGTTGCATCCACTCTTTCAGTAGCTGGGTTCCCTGTGCAGCCTACTGACAGACCATTTCAGATTGCTCTGGGCTCCAGAGTCCTCATCCTCATCCTCTCTCTTCTGCATTGCCTTTCTCCCCTTCTCATTGTAAGTTATGGTCATTCGCTTCATCCAAACTGCGACCTACAGCCTCCCACGCAGATTTGTTCTTTACTTTCTCAAGTGGCATTATCCTGATATGGAATGCTTTTTCCAACTCTGTCACTTGAGCTTTATGTTCATCTCCTACTATACCTTCAGGCATATTTGTAAGCACCTGGTTTCTCCCATCCCTGAAACTTCACAGATAACCAGAGACAGGCTCTGACCTCAAAGATCTCAGCACTGACAAATGCAGCAGACATGAATGAATAGGTAAGTAAAATAGTAGGTAAAGGCTGATAGTATTTATTCCATACTTGCTTCACACCAGGAACTGTTCTGATTAGCATACTCTTCACAGCAGCCCAGTAAAGTAAGTCTGATGACTGTCTTTTTCATAAATAAGAAACTGAAGTGTAGCATGGATAAAATATTGACAGCTGACCTGAGGTCACATGGTAAGTAGTCGAGTCAGGACAACAAGCCACAGCATCTGACTCCAACCGCATGACCCCCACCGTTAGGTCACGCTACACATGATAACTGAGATTGCAGATGCACTTCTAAAAAGGTATCTAAGgatggctcagtaaagaatctgtctgcaatgcaggtgacctgggttcaaggtcaggaagatccctagagaagggaatatctacctactccagtatttttttttttccactccagtattcttgctgtagaattccatggacagaggaccctggcaagttgtcgtccatggggtcgcaaagacgactgagcaactaacacttccactttttcacacGTGATAAGAACCGAGATTGCGGGTGCACTTCTAAAAAGGTATCTAAGAGGCTATGACACCTGAGCCGAGCTTagaggggaaagagggaagagaatGAACAAAAGTAAGGAGGGTTAAAAGCACGCCAGGAAACTTAGAAGACAGGCACGAGGTGCAGGAGATGGCAGGTGGGCCCAGGACCTGGAACTGACTCTGGGTTCTCTGGGTGTCAGGAGCTACGTAGGCTTTCCCAAGGGGGTCATGAAAAGGACTACATTGTGAAGTGTCCGCCTGGCTGCCCCGTGGAGCTGGAGAAGGCTACAGGAGGAGGGCAGACAGGAGGAAGCTACTGCAAAACCCCAAAGGGGATCTGAGGGCAGGGCCAGTGTGAAGTGGGAGGGGCTCCACTAACACCAACCCCAACAGGCTAGCATTTTGTGACTTTTGGCCAATCACATTAGCAATGTTTGTGCTGGTGTCTGGGTTTTGGTTTGTTGCTTGCACGATAGTGAAAGGTTCTTGAAGACAGGAGCACCGTCATTTTCTTTGATACTCACTTAGCACCAAGCACTTGGTTATTTGGCAGAATAACTCCTATAGCCATGTCATGTCCGGTCTGTTCTGCATCCTGTTCATCCCAGCTCTGCTTCAGCTCCTGGGCATCCTGTGTGGTCACTTGGTAGCACCCTGTGTGACACATAGGCCGTCAGCTGCTATGGAGGGAGATTCACAGGGAGGCAGAGCTGATGGATGATCATGGTTAGATCAGGTTTAGAAGCCCAGTCAGTCTTCCCTAACAGGAGGTTAACTGTGGGGCTCAGGCCACTGTGACTAAAATACCCCTTGAGGAATTTCATTCAAGAAATGATGGGTGAGCCCTGCCTTCTGTCTCTGAACCCATaagaatggcttttttttttttttccctcctcgaAGAGGAAAGGGTAGAAGagggttggaaaaatccctgcAAGATCAGATGTCCGTTAAGTTTCCAGGACTTCCTAGATTTCACTCAGCAAGACATATCTTGAAAAACCAGGCTTTCTTGTTTTGGAGGCTGAGATCTAGAAACACAGAAGCCTGTGATGTTAAGCGCCTGGTAATTCCCCTGCCGTCTAACAGCTTTAAGGACACTCACTGCCTGCAAAGCTCTTTATCGTCTTTAACTACCAGCATCACATTTGTGCCTCAAACAGACACACCTCGGGCCAGAGAGACGGCTTCTGGGTGGAATCAACACAAATGCGATATGGACGCTAAGTTTGTGCTATTTGTGGGAAGCTGGTGTGCACATAGGTCAGGGGTGAGATACACCTGGATTGAATCCTGGGGTCTGTCATTTTGTAGTCTTCAGACCTAACACAGAGTAAGGAACTTCTCTCAGCCTGTTTCCCTTCTCTAGAACAAGCTCAGAATTGGGGTGAGTTGCTGAGCTAACTGCAGGCAAGCAGCATCAGCTTAGAGTGCATGCTCAGTGCATTACAGTCCTAGCCCCTCTCACCCATGgaaaagtgaaaaactgaaattggctcagtcatgtccaactctttgcgacctcatgtactataaagtccatggaattctccaggccagaatactggagtgggtagcctttcccttctccaggggattttcccaacccagggatcagacccaggtctcccgcgttacaggcgggttctttttttttttttttttttaattggaggctaattactttacaatactgtactggtttttgccatacattgacatgaatcagtcataggtgtacatgtgtcccccagcccgaacccccctcccacctgctttcccatcccatccctgagtgccctgtttgatgcatcgaacttggactgttCAGTGGATACATTGAACATGCATTGaaccatctatttcacatatggtaatatacatgtttcaatgctattctctcaaattatcctaccctcgccttctcctacagagtccaaagtTCTGTTCTTTTTATCTGTGTCTCTACCATCACATGTAGGGtcatcactaccatctttctaaatttcatatatatacattaatatactgtattggtgtttttctttctgacttacttcactctgtataatgggctccagtttcatccatctcattagaactgattcaaatgtattctttttaacggctgagtaatattccatggtgtatatgtaccacaatttgcttatccattcgtctgctgatggacatctaggttgcttccgtatcctggctgttataaacagtgctgcgatgcacattggggtgcatgtgtctctttcagatctggtttcctcggtgtgtatgcccgcaatgggattgctgggtcatatggcagttctatttccagttttttaaggaatctccacacttttctccatagtggctgtactagtttgcattcccaacaacagtgtaagagggttcccttttctccacaccctctccagcatttattgcttgtagacttttggatagcagccattctaactggcatgtaatggtacctcattgtggttttgatttgcatttctctgataatgagtgatgttgatcatcttttcatgtgtttgttagccatctgtatgtctttggagaaacgtctgttagttctttggcccattttttgattgggtcctttatttttctggtattgagctgtatgagctgcttgtatatttttgagattaatcctttgtttcttcatttgctattattttctcccattctgaaggctgtcttttcaccttgtttatagtttccttcattgtgcaaaagcttttaaatttaattaagtcccatttgtttgtttttgcttttatttccttctctctgggAGGTGAggcatagaggatcttgctgtgatttatgtcagagtgttttgcctatgttttcctctaggagtttatagtttctggtcttaatttagatctttaatccattttgagtttgtttttgtgtatgctgttagaaagtgttctagtttcattaatttacaagtggttgaccagttttctcagcaccacttgttaaagaaattgtcttttttccattgtatatttttatgcaggcatattctttaccaacagagccacAAGGTAAGCCCATGGATTATCAGCCAAAGAAAGAGTTTATGGAACTATAACCCTCAATTAGggggttatcagttcagttcagtcactcagtagtgtccaactctgcgaccccatggactgcagcacaccaggtctccctgttcatcaccaactcccagagcttgctcatgctcctgtccattgagtcggttatgccatccaaccatctcatcctctctcatcccctctcatccccttctctgccttcaatctttcccggcatcaggtaAAGATTGACTGactcttttcgaatgagtcagttctttacatcatgtagccaaagtattggagtttcagcttcagcatcagtccttccaatgaatattcaggactgat comes from Dama dama isolate Ldn47 chromosome 16, ASM3311817v1, whole genome shotgun sequence and encodes:
- the ISCA1 gene encoding iron-sulfur cluster assembly 1 homolog, mitochondrial isoform X2; translated protein: MALDKVKTPSAVNKIKQLLKDKPEHVGVKVGVRTRGCNGLSYTLEYTKTKGDSDEEVIQDGVRVFIEKKAQLTLLGTEMDYVEDKLSSEFVFNNPNIKGTCGCGESFNI
- the ISCA1 gene encoding iron-sulfur cluster assembly 1 homolog, mitochondrial isoform X1, with amino-acid sequence MSASLVRATVRAVSKRKLQPTRAALTLTPSAVNKIKQLLKDKPEHVGVKVGVRTRGCNGLSYTLEYTKTKGDSDEEVIQDGVRVFIEKKAQLTLLGTEMDYVEDKLSSEFVFNNPNIKGTCGCGESFNI